The following are from one region of the Oncorhynchus nerka isolate Pitt River linkage group LG8, Oner_Uvic_2.0, whole genome shotgun sequence genome:
- the cd68 gene encoding macrosialin: MKKVLLFVFILSAIVSALASAQEDTKRSKPSATVFPPSEFGPTSNTTTTSTTTTTVLPTTESQNDTTTAAPTTTLTPTTTASNSTTAAPTTANTTTAAPTTANATTAAPTTANATTAAPTTANATTAAPTTANATTANATTAAPTTANATTHAPTTTATPKPEPTPPANLTVGNYTLKSKKGLCLMAQLALQIRVEDTGKTGVFIVQPAQTNAEGGCETSTANLTLTFKEGFITFMFNKNTTQNAVYVDTVSFSLSYPLTSGDNGKMSLPYVAKNGSLDLFHTKVGHSYSCKSESVFMGKGLYLDITQDRIQAFNITKEWDFGTSDPCPADRPADYRVAIAVGIVLLILIIIVVVAYLLSRRKRSDGYQSL, from the exons CGCTGGCATCTGCTCAAGAGGATACCAAAAGATCCAAACCGTCTGCAACTGTCTTCCCCCCCTCTGAGTTTGGCCCCACGTCCAACACTACCACAACCTCTACTACAACTACGACTGTATTACCCACCACAGAATCCCAGAATGATACCACCAcagcagctcctactacaactcTTACACCCACTACGACTGCATCCAACAGCACCACAGCTGCCCCCACAACAGCCAATACCACCACAGCTGCCCccacaacagccaatgccaccacagctgcccccacaacagccaatgccaccacagctgcccccacaacagccaatgccaccacagctgcccccacaacagccaatgccacaacagccaatgccaccacagctgcccccacaacagccaatgccaccacacatGCTCCCACCACTACTGCCACTCCAAAACCGGAGCCCACCCCTCCTGCTAACCTGACCGTGGGAAACTACACTCTCAAGTCGAAGAAGGGTCTGTGTCTGATGGCCCAGCTGGCCCTGCAGATCAGAGTGGAAGACACTGGAAAG ACAGGAGTATTCATCGTTCAACCAGCGCAGACAAATGCTGAAGGGGGCTGTGAGACTTCCACGGCCAACTTAACCCTCACGTTCAAGGAGGGCTTCATCACCTTCATGTTTAATAAG AACACCACCCAAAACGCTGTCTATGTCGACAcggtttctttctctctttcctacccGTTAACGTCTGGAG ACAACGGCAAAATGTCTCTACCCTACGTCGCCAAAAATGGGTCACTGGATCTCTTCCACACTAAGGTTGGCCACTCCTACTCCTGCAAGAGCGAATCAGTTTTCATGGGAAAAGGGCTCTATCTGGACATCACCCAGGACAGGATACAGGCCTTCAACATCACCAAGGAGTGGGACTTCGGCACAT CTGACCCCTGCCCCGCCGACAGACCTGCTGACTACCGCGTGGCCATTGCTGTGGGGATTGTCCTCCTTATCCTCATCATCATCGTGGTGGTGGCCTATCTCCTGAGCAGGCGAAAAAGATCAGATGGCTACCAGTCCCTCTGA